Genomic segment of Mangifera indica cultivar Alphonso unplaced genomic scaffold, CATAS_Mindica_2.1 Un_0007, whole genome shotgun sequence:
tTCTTTTTATAAGTTATAGGTTTGATACTGTTTGATTGTTagccattgaatttaaatgtCTCAGTCTTGAATTGTTGTAGGCTTTCGGTTGAATAGTCAAATAGTAGTTGTCCGCTATATACAAAATCTAGTTAAGtttaaatgtttgaatttggAGTATTTAATTTGACCACATAACAATAACAaatgcttttattttaaatatcataaaataatattttaaatttttaaatattaattaaatctaatgtgttaattatcaaaatatctcttattcaagttattataattgattaattatataaatctcaaaataattgatatttaatataattaatattgaattaagattatattataaaataaaataaatttaatttaaaatgtaaatatttttaattgggtaatatatttttatttaatgtgtaattataaataattttttaataataatatttcgtGTTTTAATAATGGTACAAAtacagttaaaaataataatgcattatcatataaatgaataattttaaattagagataaaatgatacTTCATCAAATGATAATACAGTAATGTTTATACTCATTATTAGTGtatgtaatattaattttttttctaatatatacttttttttacctatttaataataaatttacaatttaatggtttgaaaataattattaaatcatatataatagtATTAATAACAGTTTACCATAAATATTCTTATCCACTTCCATACTTCACCAAATACAGGACAACTTGTTATAATCCAACCTTATTCTAATCCAATCTAAtcttaaatatgaaatttaatccAATCCAATCTTGCCACATAAACCCGACCTTATATATCAACTCTAAAAATAGAGTATATCTATTAGGGCTAGACGTGATTTGAGCTAGCTCCAAGTTGACTTATTAATTCGTAGTTTAAATCAAACAAGTCAAGTTCGAAATTAAGGATTGCATTGAATCCAAAGTCAAATTACTTTTCAATTGAGTTTGGACTTTAGTTTTACAAATTAAGTTGAGCTTGAGGTAAGGATATTATAGTTAAATTACTTTAGTCAAATTAAGTTTTACAAATTGAGTTTGGACTTTAGTCAAACTACTTTTCAAGAATGATagttacacacaaaaaaattgaataaaatttagcAGTGTAAcgtttgaattaaataaaaaattgtttttatttttaaaattaatagataatcaaattattattttaccagagtttaaatttggatgaaaaatattatttatacgaATTAGAGGTGGAAACATTTTTTTggaccaaactttgggtgggcaAAGTGTTTACTCGCAAGACATTAACCGAGAAGTTGAAGGGCGTTTTGGGCAGGAGCTAAAAATTCGGCCAAAATTTGAAGTTATTGTCTTTTGTCTTTCAAAACTGATCCTAAAGGTTGTCCATTGACATACAATACAATTACAATTTACAAACCCCAAAGCCCATTGCAATAAATGAAGTAGCCCAAACCAAATGATGTTCATTTCACGACCTTCTTCCCTAAACCCCTCAAAACCCTAACTCCTATAAATAAATCCTCATTTCCATCTCTTTCGTTCAGCCACCTCTCAACCAAAACCCTACTCAGTAAACACGAAATTCTCCTTTTCTCAACCATGACTGATGTTGAGCTCTCTCGCTCCGAAAAGAAGAAGCACAAGAAGAAATCATCCGCCCCTGTACCAGATACCCTACCCACTGATACTGATACCGcaaatgattttttgatcaAGCCCCAGAGCTTTACTCCCGCTTTAGACACCTCTAAGTGGCCACTATTGTTGAAAAACTACGACCGCCTCAATGTACGAACCGGACACTACACGCCTCTCTCCTCCGGTTTCTCTCCTCTTAAGCGACCGCTCGCTGAGTATATCAGGTACGGTATTTTGAATCTTGATAAACCTGCAAACCCCTCTTCCCACGAGGTCGTCGCCTGGATCAAACGCATTCTTAGGGTTGAAAAAACTGGTCATAGTGGCACTTTAGACCCCAAAGTTACTGGTAACTTAATCGTTTGTATTGATAGAGCTACTCGCCTTGTTAAGTCGCAACAAGGTGCTGGGAAAGAGTATGTTTGTGTTGCAAGATTGCACGATAAAGTTCCTGATGTTGCAAAAGTGGCTCGGGCACTTGAAACTTTAACGGGGGCTGTGTTTCAAAGGCCGCCGTTGATTTCGGCAGTCAAAAGACAGCTTAGGATTAGGACTATTTATGAAAGCAAATTGCTTGAGTATGATGCTGATAAGCATTTGGTTGTCTTCTGGATATCTTGTGAGGCCGGTACTTATGTGAGAACAATGTGTGTGCATTTGGGTTTGATTCTTGGTGTTGGTGGGCATATGCAGGAGTTGAGGAGGGTGAGGTCTGGGATTTTGGGGGAGAATGATAACATGGTGACAATGCATGATCTGATGGATTCACAATGGGTATATGATAATTATAGGGATGAGAGTTATTTGAGGCGAGTGATTATGCCGCTTGAAGTGCTTTTGACGAGTTATAAAAGGTTGGTTGTTAAGGATAGCACTGTGAATGCTATCTGTTATGGGGCAAAATTGATGATTCCTGGGCTGTTGAGGTTTGAGAATGATATTGAGGTTGGGGAGGAAGTTGTACTGATGACTACAAAGGGTGAAGCTGTTGCATTGGGGATTGCAGAAATGACAACTGCTGTGATGGCTACTTGTGATCATGGTGTGGTGGCGAGGATTAAGAGGGTGGTGATGGATAGGGACACATACCCGAGAAAATGGGGGTTGGGGCCGAGGGCTTctatgaagaagaaattgattGCAGAAGGGAAGTTGGATAAGCATGGGAAGCCAAATGAGAAAACTCCAACTGAGTGGTTGAGAAATGTGGTTTTGCCTACTGGTGGGGATTCTGTGGTTGCGGGTCTTGCAGCTGCACCAGAACCAGCCGTGGCAGATAAAGAGACTGCTGATGGGGataaggaaaagaaagagaagaagaaaagcaaggATGAGGAAGATGGGGAAGGGCGCAAACGCAAAGTAAATGAGAGTGGTGATGCCCCTGTTCTGCCTGCTAAGAAGGCTAAACTTGAACACGCGGAGGTTGAGACAGAAGATGGGGCAGAGGATGCtgatgagaagaagaaagagaagaagaaaaagaaaaaggacaaAGAGAATGTTGATGTAGAAACAGAAAAGGAGGATAAGACTGAGAAGGTGAAGGAAAAGAAGCACAAAGATAAGGATGAAGCTGGTTCTCCGGAAACAAACAAGTctgataagaagaaaaaaaagaagaaagacaaaGAAG
This window contains:
- the LOC123205482 gene encoding H/ACA ribonucleoprotein complex subunit 4-like, which translates into the protein MTDVELSRSEKKKHKKKSSAPVPDTLPTDTDTANDFLIKPQSFTPALDTSKWPLLLKNYDRLNVRTGHYTPLSSGFSPLKRPLAEYIRYGILNLDKPANPSSHEVVAWIKRILRVEKTGHSGTLDPKVTGNLIVCIDRATRLVKSQQGAGKEYVCVARLHDKVPDVAKVARALETLTGAVFQRPPLISAVKRQLRIRTIYESKLLEYDADKHLVVFWISCEAGTYVRTMCVHLGLILGVGGHMQELRRVRSGILGENDNMVTMHDLMDSQWVYDNYRDESYLRRVIMPLEVLLTSYKRLVVKDSTVNAICYGAKLMIPGLLRFENDIEVGEEVVLMTTKGEAVALGIAEMTTAVMATCDHGVVARIKRVVMDRDTYPRKWGLGPRASMKKKLIAEGKLDKHGKPNEKTPTEWLRNVVLPTGGDSVVAGLAAAPEPAVADKETADGDKEKKEKKKSKDEEDGEGRKRKVNESGDAPVLPAKKAKLEHAEVETEDGAEDADEKKKEKKKKKKDKENVDVETEKEDKTEKVKEKKHKDKDEAGSPETNKSDKKKKKKKDKEAKEAEGVNNGEADKSEKKKKKKKKDEA